A single genomic interval of Brevibacillus brevis harbors:
- a CDS encoding S1C family serine protease, whose product MGFYDDLTHVERKKQRGSSIGRMVVTSVTSAVIGGMVVLLTLPTLSNAGYINMVKPGTENALSSNASSSSNLFAKPVSVSVGSGTVDAVKKVENAIVGVINIGQRRNSWMQNSMDVEQGQGSGVIFEKKGGKAYIVTNYHVIDKAQKLEVALPTGEKVSAKVVGADGYTDLAVLEIDAAKVTDVAEFGDSSTLQVGEPAIAIGNPLGMQFSRTVTQGIISSKERSMPMDFNEDGQDDWELDVIQTDAAINPGNSGGALVNIEGQVIGINTLKISKAGVEGLGFALPINDVKVIVDQLMEKGTLERSYLGVQPLDLANVPRYEWKETLNLPDNVKAGVVVQTEVGKFSPAGEAGLRQFDVIVKLDNKDISNSAQLRKYLTMSKKPGDTMNVTYYRDGIQKTAKVKLTAPPQQ is encoded by the coding sequence ATGGGGTTTTATGATGATTTGACTCACGTGGAGCGAAAGAAACAACGCGGTTCAAGTATTGGACGTATGGTCGTGACGTCGGTAACGTCCGCGGTAATTGGGGGGATGGTCGTCCTGCTCACGCTGCCGACTCTCTCCAATGCGGGATATATTAATATGGTTAAGCCTGGAACAGAAAATGCGCTAAGCAGCAATGCCTCTTCTTCTTCTAACCTGTTTGCTAAGCCAGTATCTGTAAGTGTCGGCTCTGGTACAGTAGATGCGGTGAAAAAAGTGGAGAATGCGATTGTTGGTGTAATCAACATCGGTCAGCGCAGAAACAGTTGGATGCAGAACTCGATGGATGTAGAGCAGGGCCAAGGCTCTGGTGTCATCTTTGAGAAAAAAGGCGGAAAAGCCTACATCGTTACCAACTACCACGTAATCGATAAGGCGCAAAAACTAGAGGTTGCCCTGCCAACAGGTGAAAAAGTATCGGCAAAAGTGGTCGGAGCCGATGGTTACACCGATCTGGCAGTACTGGAAATCGACGCTGCCAAGGTTACGGACGTTGCTGAGTTTGGTGATTCCTCTACCTTACAGGTGGGCGAACCGGCCATTGCCATCGGGAATCCGCTTGGCATGCAATTCTCCCGGACCGTTACACAAGGCATCATCAGTTCCAAAGAACGCTCCATGCCAATGGACTTTAACGAAGATGGCCAGGACGACTGGGAGTTGGATGTCATTCAAACAGACGCAGCGATCAACCCTGGTAACAGCGGTGGTGCCCTCGTGAACATCGAGGGTCAGGTCATCGGAATTAACACCTTGAAAATTTCCAAAGCAGGGGTAGAAGGATTAGGTTTTGCCCTCCCGATCAATGATGTCAAAGTGATCGTGGACCAGCTGATGGAAAAAGGAACACTGGAACGTTCTTACCTCGGTGTGCAGCCACTCGACTTGGCCAATGTGCCGCGCTACGAATGGAAAGAAACCTTGAATCTGCCTGACAATGTGAAAGCCGGCGTCGTCGTGCAAACAGAGGTAGGCAAATTCTCTCCTGCGGGTGAAGCAGGCTTGAGACAATTCGATGTCATCGTCAAGCTGGATAACAAGGACATTTCCAACAGTGCTCAGCTACGCAAGTACTTGACGATGAGCAAAAAGCCGGGCGATACGATGAACGTTACGTACTATCGTGATGGTATCCAGAAGACTGCCAAAGTGAAGCTGACCGCTCCGCCACAGCAGTAA
- the walK gene encoding cell wall metabolism sensor histidine kinase WalK produces MRRLFKTVQWKMVIIYMLLILLAMQFISAYFAREVESYYINNFSEALNGQASLLASLLESDLRPHDGKESNAEQNRQDIDNLINNLVKINGANVQVIDQTRTVVATTEDKNTIGQRTSQPEVTVALLGTRSESMRIDPKTGARVKVLALPVKGDQIVYGAVYMIASMEGTYATIGKMNGILGTGTMIAMVITAVLGVVLARTITKPVKEMTRQARLVADGDFNSSVRVYSDDEIGQLGMAFNHMTLRLQEAILQQEEEREKLAGILSNMTDGVIAANRNGQIILFNRAAEDMLQVTMADVLLKRRTLYDLLGLPPEDEMSLYAQEEPLFIEMTLPNKEEVILRVTFTPLQHDSKKMGGIIAVVADVTEQQRLEQQRREFVANVSHELRTPLTTIKSYVEALLDGAVEEPELSQRFLKVTSSETERMIRLVNDLLQLSRFDSQGVRLHCKEADINRLLRYAADRFSMFSEQQEVQLSLDMPSKLPPVYIDLDAINQVLDNLLSNAIKYTPQGGTVVLMAKENHKQKRVQISITDTGIGIPSRDLKRIFERFYRVDKARSRGQGGTGLGLAIARELVQAHGADIEITSEWNVGTTVTFWVPFAQGGKTG; encoded by the coding sequence ATGAGGCGGCTGTTCAAAACCGTTCAGTGGAAAATGGTCATCATTTACATGCTGTTGATTTTGCTTGCGATGCAATTTATTAGCGCCTATTTTGCCCGGGAAGTCGAGAGCTACTACATCAACAACTTTTCCGAGGCATTGAATGGACAAGCTAGTTTGTTAGCGAGTTTGCTGGAAAGTGATTTGCGTCCGCATGACGGGAAGGAATCCAACGCCGAACAAAACCGCCAGGACATCGACAACCTGATCAACAACCTGGTAAAAATCAACGGAGCGAATGTGCAGGTCATTGACCAGACAAGAACCGTGGTTGCGACGACGGAGGACAAAAATACAATTGGACAGCGGACCTCGCAGCCTGAAGTGACGGTTGCCTTGCTCGGGACGCGCAGTGAATCGATGCGGATCGACCCGAAGACGGGGGCGCGGGTAAAAGTATTGGCGCTACCTGTTAAGGGCGACCAGATCGTATACGGTGCGGTCTACATGATTGCTTCGATGGAAGGCACTTATGCGACGATTGGTAAAATGAACGGCATCTTGGGGACAGGTACGATGATCGCAATGGTCATTACGGCGGTGCTCGGGGTCGTGCTGGCCCGTACCATCACCAAGCCTGTGAAGGAGATGACCCGTCAGGCACGATTGGTGGCAGACGGGGATTTTAACAGTAGTGTACGTGTCTATAGCGATGATGAAATTGGCCAGCTCGGTATGGCTTTTAATCATATGACCTTGCGTTTGCAGGAAGCGATTTTGCAGCAAGAGGAAGAGCGTGAGAAGCTCGCGGGAATTTTGAGCAACATGACGGACGGTGTTATTGCCGCTAACCGGAATGGACAGATCATCCTGTTTAATCGGGCAGCAGAAGATATGTTACAGGTGACGATGGCTGACGTCCTTCTCAAGAGACGCACCTTGTATGATCTGTTGGGCCTGCCGCCAGAAGATGAGATGTCGCTCTATGCGCAGGAAGAGCCACTTTTCATTGAGATGACGCTGCCTAATAAGGAAGAAGTGATCCTGCGTGTGACGTTTACTCCTTTGCAGCACGATAGCAAAAAAATGGGCGGGATCATTGCTGTCGTGGCTGATGTGACGGAGCAGCAGCGACTGGAGCAGCAGCGCCGCGAATTCGTGGCGAATGTATCACATGAGCTGCGAACACCACTGACGACCATTAAAAGCTACGTGGAAGCGCTGCTGGATGGCGCAGTGGAAGAGCCAGAGCTGTCCCAACGGTTCTTGAAGGTTACGTCGTCGGAGACAGAACGCATGATTCGCTTGGTAAACGATTTGTTGCAGCTATCGCGTTTTGATTCGCAGGGGGTTCGTCTGCATTGCAAGGAAGCGGACATCAATCGATTGCTTCGCTATGCTGCTGATCGTTTTTCCATGTTCAGTGAGCAACAGGAGGTTCAGCTCAGTCTGGATATGCCGAGCAAGCTTCCGCCGGTTTATATTGATTTGGATGCAATCAATCAAGTGTTGGATAATCTTTTGTCCAATGCGATCAAGTATACGCCTCAAGGAGGCACTGTGGTTCTCATGGCAAAAGAGAACCACAAGCAAAAGCGGGTACAAATCTCCATCACCGACACAGGAATCGGTATTCCCAGCCGCGATTTGAAGCGAATCTTTGAGCGCTTCTACCGCGTAGACAAGGCGCGTTCGCGCGGTCAGGGTGGAACAGGTCTGGGATTGGCGATTGCCCGTGAATTAGTACAGGCACACGGTGCAGATATCGAGATTACAAGCGAATGGAACGTGGGAACGACAGTCACGTTCTGGGTGCCATTTGCCCAAGGAGGAAAAACGGGATGA
- a CDS encoding CxxH/CxxC protein: protein MNGKEAFDMDMKMKSLQIEGKEVELLVEYPVRFACMEHLEQELDDYVNDFEAAPDTYAAQAIEGDGVDKRCRECGEPGQIALLKEKGM from the coding sequence TTGAACGGAAAAGAGGCATTCGATATGGACATGAAGATGAAAAGCTTACAAATAGAAGGCAAAGAAGTTGAGCTGTTGGTGGAATATCCGGTGCGGTTTGCTTGCATGGAGCATTTGGAGCAGGAGTTGGATGATTACGTAAATGATTTTGAGGCGGCGCCGGATACGTATGCGGCACAGGCGATTGAGGGCGATGGGGTAGACAAGCGTTGCCGGGAATGTGGAGAGCCTGGGCAGATTGCGCTTTTGAAAGAGAAGGGAATGTAG
- a CDS encoding two-component system regulatory protein YycI, protein MDWSRTKTILIWAFLLLDLFLLYQVYVTRISLWNDKEVAQSEKWNTELYLNQQNITLDTEVPQDTPEMSNLDAEYIGINPISLHEISGLQATVEKMALAAKLDPPMQIRGQLNPQELLRQIGPRLVYSDQYVADPYQSNQARLLYWQVYDKMPVFVAPLEMYLDNGTILGYRQTFFHLRKQQGERQVISGYAALRSLVDKQIISPGERIENVSLGYYGSYDADIQTLVPVWRVVHDGKWHFVNAITGALERPMVTQR, encoded by the coding sequence ATGGATTGGAGTAGGACGAAAACGATTCTGATCTGGGCCTTTCTTCTCCTCGATTTATTTCTCCTGTATCAGGTGTATGTGACGCGCATTAGCCTGTGGAATGACAAGGAAGTCGCGCAGAGCGAGAAATGGAATACAGAGCTGTACTTGAATCAGCAAAATATCACATTGGATACAGAAGTGCCGCAGGATACACCGGAAATGTCCAATTTGGATGCGGAGTATATCGGAATTAATCCGATTTCCTTGCATGAGATATCAGGACTTCAGGCGACGGTAGAAAAGATGGCGCTGGCTGCCAAGCTGGACCCACCAATGCAGATTCGTGGTCAACTGAATCCTCAGGAGCTCTTGCGTCAAATTGGTCCGAGGCTGGTTTATTCCGATCAATACGTGGCCGATCCGTATCAATCGAATCAAGCGCGCCTCTTGTATTGGCAGGTCTATGATAAAATGCCAGTATTCGTCGCGCCGTTGGAAATGTATTTGGACAACGGAACGATACTCGGATACAGGCAGACCTTTTTCCACCTTCGCAAGCAGCAGGGGGAACGACAGGTGATCTCTGGTTATGCGGCACTACGCTCTCTGGTGGACAAGCAAATCATTTCACCAGGGGAACGGATTGAGAATGTCAGCCTGGGTTATTACGGTTCTTACGATGCGGATATTCAGACGCTGGTGCCTGTATGGCGCGTGGTTCACGATGGCAAATGGCATTTTGTCAACGCGATTACAGGGGCTCTGGAGCGTCCGATGGTAACGCAGCGCTGA
- a CDS encoding YycH family regulatory protein, which translates to MKRMLEPAKTVLLNLLVLASFVLTAMLWSNQPNLQFIEPAEYTQSKPVQEKQLEQLVTPESVVFHYGEDRHTKASATDAPYSLIVREMSKWIFLDFSPLTISNEKWEDIAREKMGLEVRFRSTVPLSIVGRLVTFRDEFDNRMKGIDRLWLYYEKDEDVVYALFLSTEEGRMMRSRTSISPKDLRESYLASGDLMPEQIMKIVKPERSFVDLEGPALTWSTYYLPKNQMRMQQFRYSYVPVTNERLIESYFIDQSLVRQIMERDKTVIFTDGSRSIQLRSEQQAFTFTDPAYQQRDQELSDEEKVQSAVTFMNQHLGWLDEYHFERIKKSYNEKDLITFRQYLGAYPLISEGEAKQIDTIQITSEAGQVVTMSRSLLDLDKYIDNKEWTVMSGPELYQYIRDKKLADTEKITNAYLAYHTKVGEGYVDLMPIWVVELANQANLYISAHTKQGGGKAHGLE; encoded by the coding sequence ATGAAGCGGATGCTAGAGCCTGCCAAGACCGTCTTACTCAATTTGCTAGTGCTTGCCAGCTTTGTTTTGACAGCGATGTTGTGGTCGAATCAACCTAACCTTCAATTTATTGAACCGGCAGAGTACACGCAGTCAAAGCCAGTTCAGGAAAAACAACTCGAACAGCTCGTTACCCCGGAATCCGTTGTTTTTCATTATGGGGAAGATCGCCACACGAAAGCATCCGCGACCGATGCTCCTTACAGTTTGATCGTGCGAGAAATGTCGAAATGGATCTTTCTCGATTTTTCTCCGCTCACCATCTCCAATGAGAAATGGGAAGATATTGCCCGGGAAAAGATGGGTTTGGAAGTGCGCTTTCGGAGCACGGTTCCCTTGTCAATTGTAGGTCGGCTGGTAACCTTTCGGGATGAGTTTGACAACCGAATGAAAGGGATTGACCGATTGTGGTTGTACTACGAAAAGGACGAGGATGTCGTCTACGCGTTATTTTTGTCGACTGAGGAAGGTCGAATGATGCGTTCTCGAACATCGATCAGCCCAAAGGATTTGCGAGAATCGTATTTGGCTTCTGGTGATTTAATGCCTGAGCAAATCATGAAAATCGTCAAACCAGAGCGAAGCTTCGTTGATTTGGAAGGACCTGCGCTCACGTGGAGCACGTACTATTTGCCCAAGAATCAGATGCGCATGCAGCAATTCCGCTACAGCTACGTACCTGTTACAAATGAAAGATTGATCGAGTCCTACTTTATCGATCAATCGCTCGTCAGACAGATCATGGAGCGGGACAAAACGGTTATTTTTACAGATGGCAGCAGATCGATTCAATTGAGGTCAGAGCAGCAGGCGTTCACGTTTACTGATCCGGCGTACCAACAGCGGGATCAGGAGCTGTCTGATGAAGAAAAAGTGCAGAGTGCCGTTACCTTCATGAATCAACACTTAGGCTGGCTGGATGAGTACCATTTTGAACGAATCAAAAAGAGCTACAATGAAAAGGACTTGATCACGTTCCGCCAGTACTTGGGGGCGTATCCCTTGATCAGCGAAGGGGAGGCCAAGCAGATCGATACGATCCAAATTACTTCAGAGGCAGGCCAGGTTGTGACGATGAGCCGATCGCTGCTGGATTTGGACAAGTATATCGATAACAAAGAGTGGACGGTTATGTCTGGTCCGGAGCTGTATCAATATATCCGCGACAAAAAGCTGGCGGACACAGAAAAAATCACGAACGCTTATTTGGCTTACCATACCAAAGTAGGTGAAGGATACGTGGACCTGATGCCAATCTGGGTTGTGGAATTGGCGAATCAGGCGAACCTGTATATTTCTGCGCACACCAAGCAGGGAGGAGGGAAAGCGCATGGATTGGAGTAG
- a CDS encoding helix-turn-helix domain-containing protein encodes MAKKVIVKIPELIKRKGISLRKLFLLTDIRHAALSELSNQKRQNINFQHIERIADTFEINDIREIIDLIDTEDK; translated from the coding sequence ATGGCAAAAAAAGTTATCGTAAAGATACCGGAATTAATAAAGCGTAAGGGCATTTCATTACGCAAGTTATTTCTACTAACAGATATTCGGCATGCAGCTCTAAGCGAACTCTCTAACCAGAAGCGTCAAAATATTAACTTTCAACACATTGAGCGGATAGCTGATACTTTTGAGATCAACGATATTCGTGAGATTATTGATTTAATCGATACTGAGGATAAGTGA
- a CDS encoding LysM peptidoglycan-binding domain-containing M23 family metallopeptidase, whose translation MHWSEWKAKLQERSSRIVRDCSDLAKRTMKRTSSYIQSHKKQSLSIAAGLVLTIAAGASAQYYYTSNVNSVYHVSVNGKEIGVVNDPNVIHNWTASKLEEEKAKTGLNLQLADYITFEEEREFKAPFNNDAAVQALASVADIKVQGVKLTIDGKVVGYMPDQQSADQVLAEVKQRYSGVPATTGKKAVVAAASTVPVKPNPVKEVAFKENVEMQTETVDASQILSADKLEELLVKGTFKDMKHTVVEGDCIGCIAKKYGITSKDIYANNPGVTENTVLQLGQEINVTAVRPLVTVQVKEEVDQQEVIAFNTQIKNNDKVPKGETKVVQEGKNGSKTVKYEVVKENGQVVNRKVIKQDVTVQPVTKIMERGTKVIPSRGTGRLSWPASGYISSGFGKRWGSMHKGIDIAGAGSVMAADNGRVTFAGWNGDYGKSVIIDHGNGMKTLYGHMSSINVKVGDVVSQGKKIGVKGSTGQSTGVHLHFEVLQNGRNQNPIRYLK comes from the coding sequence ATGCATTGGTCGGAATGGAAGGCCAAGCTGCAAGAACGGTCATCACGAATCGTTCGGGATTGCAGTGATCTGGCGAAACGTACAATGAAACGTACAAGCTCTTATATCCAGTCGCATAAAAAACAATCGCTTTCAATTGCGGCAGGTCTAGTTTTGACGATTGCTGCTGGAGCATCTGCACAATACTATTACACAAGCAATGTCAATTCTGTCTACCATGTCAGTGTGAACGGCAAAGAGATTGGCGTGGTAAATGATCCAAATGTGATACATAACTGGACAGCATCCAAGCTGGAAGAGGAAAAGGCAAAAACAGGCCTCAACTTGCAATTGGCTGACTATATCACATTCGAAGAAGAGCGTGAATTCAAGGCACCGTTCAATAATGATGCCGCTGTACAAGCTCTTGCGTCCGTAGCGGATATCAAGGTTCAGGGCGTTAAGCTGACGATTGACGGCAAAGTGGTAGGTTACATGCCAGACCAGCAATCGGCTGATCAAGTACTGGCTGAAGTGAAGCAAAGATATTCCGGAGTTCCTGCAACTACTGGGAAAAAGGCTGTTGTAGCAGCAGCATCCACAGTCCCAGTCAAACCAAATCCGGTAAAAGAAGTTGCATTTAAAGAAAATGTAGAGATGCAAACCGAAACAGTCGATGCATCTCAAATTTTGTCTGCCGATAAACTGGAGGAGTTGCTGGTAAAAGGCACCTTCAAGGATATGAAGCACACGGTCGTAGAAGGCGATTGCATCGGTTGCATTGCGAAGAAATACGGCATTACGTCAAAAGATATTTACGCGAACAACCCAGGTGTTACGGAAAATACCGTCCTTCAATTGGGACAAGAAATCAATGTAACTGCGGTGCGTCCGCTGGTTACAGTACAAGTCAAAGAAGAAGTAGATCAACAAGAGGTTATTGCTTTTAATACCCAAATTAAAAACAATGACAAGGTTCCTAAAGGCGAAACCAAGGTCGTACAAGAAGGTAAAAACGGCAGTAAAACAGTTAAGTACGAAGTTGTGAAAGAAAATGGACAAGTAGTGAATCGCAAAGTCATCAAACAAGATGTAACTGTGCAGCCTGTAACCAAAATTATGGAGCGCGGTACAAAAGTAATTCCATCGCGCGGGACAGGCCGTTTGAGCTGGCCTGCTAGTGGGTATATCAGCAGCGGCTTCGGCAAACGCTGGGGTAGCATGCACAAAGGAATTGATATTGCCGGTGCTGGTTCTGTCATGGCGGCAGACAATGGACGTGTCACATTCGCTGGTTGGAATGGTGACTATGGAAAATCGGTTATCATCGACCACGGCAATGGAATGAAGACATTGTACGGTCACATGAGCAGCATTAATGTGAAAGTCGGCGATGTCGTTAGCCAAGGAAAGAAAATCGGCGTAAAGGGTTCTACTGGACAATCGACCGGCGTCCACCTGCATTTTGAGGTTCTACAAAATGGACGAAATCAAAACCCGATTCGTTACTTAAAATAG
- a CDS encoding DNA cytosine methyltransferase encodes MLKVASFFSGIGGFDLGLERAGMEVVFQCEWNSFCQKVLRKHWPNVKLMGDINDVSIDEVPQAEVWCGGFPCQDVSLANQGKRKGLEGDRSGHFYKYAELIEQGRPEWVIVENVPGLLNSNNGNDFRVVINTLDELGYCVAWRVLDAKYFGTPQRRRRVYIVASYRNQRAAEVLFEQGPIAIAPRQGLGKTKTSSLTTGESNQSANLFAIQHAGIGRKASAGPQAKGYRNDGETYTLDSRGSSDAICQTDAPFGIREATGVSSGMDGNRFRSLGNAVAVPVIEWIGRRILEVDTKYNLKKGD; translated from the coding sequence ATGTTAAAAGTAGCTTCATTTTTCAGTGGTATCGGTGGGTTCGATCTCGGACTTGAACGTGCAGGTATGGAAGTTGTTTTTCAATGCGAATGGAATTCCTTTTGCCAAAAAGTACTGCGTAAACACTGGCCAAATGTTAAGTTAATGGGTGATATAAATGACGTTTCAATCGACGAAGTTCCACAAGCAGAAGTCTGGTGCGGAGGATTCCCCTGCCAAGACGTCTCCCTTGCCAATCAAGGAAAACGGAAAGGTCTTGAAGGAGACCGAAGTGGACATTTCTACAAATATGCCGAACTTATTGAACAAGGACGACCTGAATGGGTTATTGTCGAGAATGTTCCAGGACTCCTTAATAGCAATAACGGAAACGACTTCAGAGTCGTTATCAATACACTGGATGAACTCGGGTATTGTGTCGCATGGCGAGTATTGGATGCAAAATACTTTGGAACACCCCAACGACGTAGAAGAGTCTACATTGTCGCAAGTTATCGAAACCAGCGCGCCGCTGAGGTGCTTTTTGAGCAGGGACCAATTGCAATCGCTCCTCGACAGGGCTTGGGAAAGACGAAAACCTCTTCCCTTACCACTGGCGAAAGCAATCAGTCTGCAAATCTCTTTGCTATCCAGCATGCCGGAATTGGACGAAAAGCTTCAGCAGGACCACAAGCTAAAGGATACCGAAATGATGGAGAAACCTATACACTTGACTCCAGAGGAAGCTCAGATGCTATTTGTCAGACGGATGCTCCCTTCGGAATACGAGAAGCTACAGGGGTTTCCAGTGGGATGGACGGAAATCGATTCAGAAGCTTAGGTAACGCAGTTGCAGTACCAGTAATAGAATGGATTGGTCGAAGAATCTTGGAAGTAGATACGAAATACAATTTAAAGAAGGGCGATTAA
- a CDS encoding MBL fold metallo-hydrolase → MRFSVLASGSTGNAIYVATDRVSVLIDVGITGKQAEAALETIGVNPAELSAILVTHEHVDHIKGVGVMARRYGLPIYANDKTWSELDGQIGTIKEDQRRFFSVGEKKELEDLGIESFGISHDAAEPMGFCFYHGKKKLSVATDLGYVSDRIKETIRGADAYVFESNHDVELLRMSQYPWSIKRRILSDVGHLSNEAAGDALLDCLTGGAERVYLAHLSKENNMIDLARLTVKNILEERGLSVGNDVHLRDTYPDRPTKLEEL, encoded by the coding sequence GTGAGATTTAGTGTGTTGGCAAGCGGGAGTACGGGCAACGCCATTTACGTGGCGACAGACCGTGTTTCCGTATTGATCGATGTAGGCATTACAGGAAAGCAGGCAGAAGCGGCACTGGAGACCATTGGTGTCAATCCAGCAGAGCTCAGCGCTATTCTCGTTACCCATGAGCACGTCGACCACATTAAAGGAGTCGGCGTCATGGCGAGACGATATGGATTGCCGATTTACGCCAATGATAAGACGTGGTCGGAGCTGGATGGGCAAATCGGGACGATCAAGGAAGATCAGCGACGCTTCTTTTCTGTGGGGGAAAAGAAAGAGTTGGAGGATTTGGGCATCGAGTCATTCGGAATCTCGCACGATGCCGCCGAGCCGATGGGCTTCTGTTTTTATCATGGCAAGAAAAAGCTCAGTGTCGCGACAGATTTGGGGTATGTCAGCGATCGGATCAAGGAGACGATTCGTGGAGCAGATGCGTATGTGTTCGAGTCCAATCATGACGTTGAGCTGCTGCGCATGTCCCAGTATCCTTGGAGTATCAAGCGACGTATCTTGAGTGATGTCGGGCACTTGTCCAATGAAGCGGCGGGCGATGCTTTGCTCGATTGTCTAACAGGTGGGGCAGAACGTGTATACCTCGCCCACTTGAGTAAGGAAAACAACATGATTGATTTGGCCCGACTGACGGTCAAAAACATCCTGGAGGAGCGGGGGCTGTCTGTTGGTAACGATGTGCATCTGCGTGATACGTACCCGGATCGACCTACCAAGCTGGAAGAGCTATAA
- the yycF gene encoding response regulator YycF: MAKLLVVDDEKPIADILKFTFEKEGYQVVCAYDGDEALVVVKDERPDLILLDVMLPGRDGMDVCRTVRQTYDVPIIMLTAKDSELDKVLGLELGADDYVTKPFSTRELVARVKAHLRRNRSKVEEKDSQHVLRVHELEIDLHSYTVEKVGEALELTHREFELLVYLARHQGQVLTREHLLQSVWGFDYFGDVRTVDVTIRRLREKIEDDPSQPKYIITRRGLGYTLRNPGMGGQPG, translated from the coding sequence ATGGCAAAACTCCTCGTAGTTGACGATGAAAAACCGATTGCAGATATTTTGAAATTCACGTTTGAAAAAGAAGGGTATCAGGTCGTATGCGCCTACGATGGTGATGAGGCACTTGTCGTGGTTAAGGATGAGCGACCGGATCTGATTTTACTGGATGTTATGCTTCCAGGCAGAGACGGGATGGACGTATGCCGAACCGTTCGTCAAACGTATGATGTTCCGATCATCATGCTGACTGCCAAAGACTCTGAACTGGATAAAGTACTCGGGCTGGAATTGGGTGCGGACGATTACGTGACGAAGCCATTTAGTACGCGGGAGCTGGTAGCTCGTGTAAAGGCCCATTTGCGCCGTAACCGCTCGAAAGTGGAAGAGAAGGATAGCCAGCATGTACTGCGCGTGCATGAGCTGGAAATCGATTTGCACTCGTATACCGTCGAAAAGGTGGGAGAAGCATTAGAGCTGACACACCGTGAGTTTGAGCTGCTGGTGTACCTCGCTCGCCATCAGGGACAAGTATTGACGCGAGAGCATCTCCTGCAGTCGGTCTGGGGATTTGACTATTTTGGCGATGTGCGAACGGTAGATGTGACCATCCGTCGTTTGCGAGAAAAAATAGAGGATGATCCTAGCCAGCCGAAGTACATTATTACGCGGCGTGGTTTGGGCTATACATTACGCAATCCCGGCATGGGAGGCCAGCCTGGATGA
- the rlmH gene encoding 23S rRNA (pseudouridine(1915)-N(3))-methyltransferase RlmH produces the protein MQISIITVGKLKEKYLREGIDEYSKRLSAYCKLQVIEVNDEKAPEEMSAAEMEQVKRKEGERILAQIKQDQYVIALAIDGQMWSSEKLSAEMDKLALHGRSQVAFVIGGSLGLADQVLKRADALLSFSKMTFPHQLVRLILLEQVYRAFRISRGEPYHK, from the coding sequence ATGCAAATATCGATTATTACAGTAGGGAAGCTGAAGGAGAAATATTTGCGTGAGGGCATTGATGAATACAGCAAGCGTCTATCTGCTTATTGCAAGCTGCAAGTGATCGAGGTCAATGATGAAAAGGCGCCGGAAGAGATGAGCGCGGCGGAGATGGAGCAGGTGAAGCGCAAGGAAGGCGAGCGCATCCTGGCGCAGATCAAGCAGGATCAGTATGTAATTGCGCTGGCGATTGATGGGCAGATGTGGTCGTCGGAGAAGCTGTCTGCGGAGATGGACAAGCTGGCTTTGCATGGGCGTAGTCAGGTGGCGTTTGTGATTGGCGGGTCGCTGGGGTTGGCTGATCAGGTGTTGAAGCGGGCGGATGCGTTGCTGTCGTTTTCGAAGATGACGTTTCCGCATCAGTTGGTGCGGTTAATACTGCTTGAGCAGGTTTATCGGGCGTTTCGGATTAGTAGGGGGGAGCCGTATCACAAGTAA